A stretch of DNA from Curtobacterium sp. MCBD17_035:
CACGAAGGTCCGCGGGGGCATGGGGCCCGGACCGAACGACGGCGGACTGTCCCGCCACCACATCGTCAAGGCCGCCGAGGACAGCCTCCGTCGGCTCGGCACCGATCACATCGACCTCTACCAGCTGCATGGCTGGGACGGATCGACGCCCCTCGAGGAGACGCTCGGCGCGCTGGACGACCTCGTTCGGTCGGGCAAGGTGCGCTACATCGGTGCGTCGAACTTCTCCGGATGGCACCTCATGAAGGCGATGTGGGCCTCCGACAAGCACCACCTGGAGCACTTCGCGAGCCAGCAGATCTACTACTCGCTGCAGTCCCGTGACGCCGAGAACGAGCTCGTGCCGATCACGCTCGACCAGGGCATCGGCATCCTCGTCTGGAGTCCGCTCGCTGGTGGTCTGCTCACCGGCAAGTACCGTCGCGGTCAGGACGTGCCGGAGGGTTCGCGGCGCTTCGAGGGCTGGACCGAGCCGCCCATCGACGACGAGGACCGCCTGTACGACACGATCGAGGTGCTCGTCGACATCGCCGAGCAGCGGGGCGTCACCGCGACGCAGGTCGGCCTGGCCTGGACGCTCGCGAAGCCGGGCGTCACGTCGGCGATCGTCGGCGCGCGGACCGAGGAGCAGCTCACCGACAGCCTCGGAGCGGCGGACGTCCAGCTCTCCGCGGACGAGATCGCCCGCCTCGACGACGCGAGCGCGACGCCGTTGCAGTACCCGTACTGGCACCAGGCGAACACCGCGGACGGTCGGTCGAGTGCGGCCGACCTCAGCCTCATCGGGCGCCACCTGCAGCAGGACTGACCGCCGATCGGTCCGAGGCCCCGCACGCCACCGAGCGTGCGGGGCCTCGCCCGCAGACTCAGGCGGGGAGCGCGGCCTCGATCACGGCGACGATCGCCGGGTCGTCCGGCACAGTCGTGGGCCGGAACCGGTGGACGGCGCCGTCCGGCGTCACGACGAACTTCTCGAAGTTCCACGTGACGCGTCCGGCCTTGCCGTTCGCGTCCGGGGTCTGCTTGAGCTCCTGGTACAGCGGATGGGCGCCGCGGCCGTTCACCTTGACCTTCTCGGACATCGGGAACGTGACGCCCCAGGTGGTGCTGCAGTACTCCTCGATGGCCTCGGACGACCCGAGCTCCTGCAGGAACTGGTTGCTCGGGAACCCGAGGACGGTGAACCCACGGTCGCCGTACCGGCGCTGGAGTTCCTCGAGCTGCTCGTACTGCGGCGCGAGGCCGCATCGGGAGGCCACGTTCACCACGAGGACGACCTTGTCGGTGAACGCGCCGAAGGTGGTCTGCTCGCCCTGGAGCGTGGTGATCGGGATGTCGGTGAGGGTCACGGGCCGAAGCTAGACCCGGCAGCTGGGCGCCGTGCGTGTCCCCGGACCGGCGACCGGCAGGGCGATCGCGCGACGCCCGTGCGGCGGGCTCCCGGCCGCGCACCCCATAGGATCGAGCGCATGTGTGGCATCGTCGGGTACGTCGGCAACGGCAGCAGTCTGGGGGTCCTCCTCGGCGGACTGGGTCGGCTCGAGTACCGGGGGTACGACTCCGCGGGCGTCGCCGTGATCGACGCCGCGGGCGACCTCGAGTCGCGCAAGCGGGCCGGCAAGCTGCAGGTCCTCAAGGACGACCTGCAGGCCGACCCCATGACGGACGGCCGCACGGGCATCG
This window harbors:
- a CDS encoding aldo/keto reductase, with the translated sequence MEYRHLGNTGLQVSTISLGTMGFAGTGWASPVGHIDVDGARRQIDIARDAGVNLIDTADVYSDGASEEILGQALGSAREDVLIATKVRGGMGPGPNDGGLSRHHIVKAAEDSLRRLGTDHIDLYQLHGWDGSTPLEETLGALDDLVRSGKVRYIGASNFSGWHLMKAMWASDKHHLEHFASQQIYYSLQSRDAENELVPITLDQGIGILVWSPLAGGLLTGKYRRGQDVPEGSRRFEGWTEPPIDDEDRLYDTIEVLVDIAEQRGVTATQVGLAWTLAKPGVTSAIVGARTEEQLTDSLGAADVQLSADEIARLDDASATPLQYPYWHQANTADGRSSAADLSLIGRHLQQD
- a CDS encoding glutathione peroxidase produces the protein MTLTDIPITTLQGEQTTFGAFTDKVVLVVNVASRCGLAPQYEQLEELQRRYGDRGFTVLGFPSNQFLQELGSSEAIEEYCSTTWGVTFPMSEKVKVNGRGAHPLYQELKQTPDANGKAGRVTWNFEKFVVTPDGAVHRFRPTTVPDDPAIVAVIEAALPA